One Halomonas sp. THAF5a genomic region harbors:
- the gltB gene encoding glutamate synthase large subunit has protein sequence MNRGLHQPGEFRDNCGFGLIAHMEGQASHDLLKTAIESLTCMTHRGGIAADGKTGDGCGLLLQMPDAFMREVAKEALGVSLGERYAVGAVFLPDDDAREAHGRDTLVAELEARGLEVAGWREVPVDPGVCGPMALDCLPRIRQLFVEPGETTGDAFDVELFMARRRAEEKLRDEPDFYVCSLSAEVVSYKGLVMPVDLPAFYHDLGDARLETAICVFHQRFSTNTAPRWPLAQPFRLLAHNGEINTVEANRGWANSRKENFLSERLPEIAELDEIVNTTGSDSSSMDNMLEVLLTGGMELHRAVRMMVPPAWQNVELMDADLRAFYEYNSMHMEPWDGPAGVVMTDGRQAVCMLDRNGLRPARWVITRNGFITLASEIGTYDYAPEDVVAKGRVGPGQILAVDTQTGEVLHTSDIDQRLKAAYPYKRWLKQEAQYLESALTELASFHAMDADALLAQQKMFQVSFEERDQVLRPLAESGQEAVGSMGDDTPMAVLSGKQRLLTDYFRQKFAQVTNPAIDPLREAIVMSLETCIGAELNVFKATPEHAHRIILTTPVLSPRKFAALMHQDDPAFTSQVLSLGYDPEEVGLKGAIQALCRQAEQAVLDGKVILVLSDAELGKGLLPIHAALAVGAVHHHLGRLALRPRCNLVVETGYARDAHQMAVLFGVGATAVFPWLAYQVMADMHQAGELVGNPADARENYRKGLQKGLYKILSKMGISTLASYRGSQLFEAVGLASEVVDLCFTGMASRIEGTGFSELQLQQELLGREAWTPRKGIAQGGLMKYVHGHEYHAYNPDVVTALQEAVQEGDYAKWKKFARLVNERDPATLRDLLALKPAAEPLPLEEVEAIEELLPRFDSAGMSLGALSPEAHEALAQAMNEAGGRSNSGEGGEDPARYGTIRSSKIKQIASGRFGVTPAYLVNAEVLQIKVAQGAKPGEGGQLPGGKVNELIARLRYSVPGVTLISPPPHHDIYSIEDLAQLIFDLKQVNPDAQVSVKLVSEPGIGTIATGVAKAYADLITVSGYDGGTAASPLTSIKHAGSPWELGLPEVHQALRINGLRDKIRLQTDGGLKTGLDVVKAAILGAESFGFGTAPMVALGCKYLRICHLNNCATGVATQMQYLRDEHFRGTVDMVKHYFRFIAEEVRELMALLGVRRLTDLIGRTDLLEVLEGVTASQRRLDLSGLLGNDHVPADAPQFCRVNRNVPHDPGAKNQEVLEALEAALEAKSGGEFAFTITNCDRSVGALISGAIAKRYGEAGLEEAPVTARFTGVAGQSFGVFNARGLHLYLEGDANDYVGKGMNGGRLVIVPPAGSAFESHKTAIIGNTCLYGATGGKLFAAGTAGERFAVRNSGAHAVIEGAGDHCGEYMTGGMVCVLGEVGVNFGAGMTGGFAYVLDEDRTFVDKYNHELVEIHRVNTEAMEAYRRHLREVIEEFVAETGSERGRAILEDFSDFIRHFWLVKPKAASLNGLLAESRRRPE, from the coding sequence ATGAACAGAGGTCTTCACCAGCCCGGCGAGTTCCGTGACAACTGCGGCTTCGGCCTGATCGCCCACATGGAGGGCCAGGCCAGTCACGACCTGCTCAAGACCGCCATCGAGTCCCTGACCTGCATGACCCACCGTGGCGGCATCGCCGCCGACGGCAAGACCGGGGATGGCTGCGGGCTGCTGCTGCAGATGCCGGATGCCTTCATGCGCGAGGTGGCGAAGGAAGCGCTGGGCGTGTCCCTGGGCGAGCGCTATGCCGTGGGGGCGGTCTTCCTGCCCGACGACGACGCCCGCGAGGCCCATGGTCGCGACACCCTGGTCGCCGAGCTCGAGGCCCGCGGCCTCGAGGTGGCCGGCTGGCGCGAGGTCCCGGTGGACCCCGGCGTCTGCGGTCCCATGGCGCTGGACTGCCTGCCGCGCATCCGTCAGCTGTTCGTCGAGCCCGGCGAGACCACCGGCGACGCCTTCGATGTCGAGCTGTTCATGGCACGCCGGCGCGCCGAGGAGAAGCTGCGCGACGAGCCGGACTTCTACGTCTGCTCGCTCTCCGCCGAGGTCGTCTCCTACAAGGGGCTGGTGATGCCGGTTGACCTGCCGGCCTTCTACCACGACCTGGGGGATGCGCGCCTCGAGACCGCGATCTGCGTCTTCCACCAGCGCTTCTCCACCAATACCGCGCCGCGCTGGCCGCTGGCCCAGCCGTTCCGCCTGCTGGCCCACAACGGCGAGATCAACACCGTCGAGGCCAACCGCGGCTGGGCGAACTCCCGCAAGGAGAACTTCCTGAGCGAGCGGCTGCCCGAGATCGCCGAGCTCGACGAGATCGTCAACACCACCGGCTCCGACTCCTCCAGCATGGACAACATGCTCGAGGTGCTGCTGACCGGCGGCATGGAGCTGCACCGCGCTGTGCGCATGATGGTCCCGCCGGCCTGGCAGAACGTCGAGCTGATGGACGCCGACCTGCGCGCCTTCTACGAGTACAACTCCATGCACATGGAGCCCTGGGACGGCCCGGCCGGGGTGGTGATGACCGACGGCCGCCAGGCGGTCTGCATGCTCGACCGCAACGGCCTGCGTCCGGCGCGCTGGGTGATCACCCGGAACGGCTTCATCACCCTGGCCTCCGAGATCGGCACCTACGACTACGCCCCCGAGGACGTGGTCGCCAAAGGGCGGGTCGGTCCCGGCCAGATTCTCGCCGTGGACACCCAGACCGGTGAGGTGCTGCACACCTCCGACATCGACCAGCGCCTCAAGGCCGCCTATCCCTACAAGCGCTGGCTGAAGCAGGAGGCCCAGTACCTGGAGTCGGCGCTGACCGAGCTCGCCAGCTTCCACGCCATGGATGCGGACGCGCTGCTCGCGCAGCAGAAGATGTTCCAGGTCAGCTTCGAGGAGCGCGACCAGGTGCTGCGCCCGCTCGCCGAGAGCGGCCAGGAGGCCGTGGGCTCGATGGGCGACGACACGCCCATGGCGGTGCTCTCCGGCAAGCAGCGGCTGCTCACCGACTACTTCCGCCAGAAGTTTGCCCAGGTCACCAACCCCGCGATCGACCCGCTGCGCGAGGCGATCGTGATGTCGCTGGAGACCTGCATCGGCGCCGAGCTCAACGTCTTCAAGGCGACCCCGGAGCACGCCCACCGCATCATCCTGACCACGCCGGTGCTCTCGCCGCGCAAGTTCGCCGCGCTGATGCACCAGGACGACCCGGCCTTCACCAGCCAGGTCCTGTCGCTGGGCTACGACCCCGAGGAGGTCGGTCTCAAGGGGGCGATCCAGGCGCTCTGCCGCCAGGCCGAGCAGGCCGTCCTCGACGGCAAGGTGATCCTGGTGCTCTCGGATGCCGAGCTCGGCAAGGGGCTGCTGCCCATTCACGCCGCGCTGGCGGTGGGCGCGGTGCACCATCACCTGGGGCGCCTGGCGCTGCGTCCGCGCTGCAACCTCGTGGTCGAGACCGGCTACGCCCGGGACGCCCATCAGATGGCGGTGCTGTTCGGCGTCGGGGCCACCGCGGTCTTCCCCTGGCTGGCCTACCAGGTCATGGCCGACATGCACCAGGCGGGCGAGCTGGTCGGCAACCCCGCCGACGCGCGCGAGAACTACCGCAAGGGCCTGCAGAAGGGCCTCTACAAGATCCTCTCCAAGATGGGCATCTCGACCCTGGCCTCCTATCGCGGCTCCCAGCTGTTCGAGGCGGTGGGTCTCGCCTCGGAGGTGGTCGATCTCTGCTTCACCGGCATGGCGTCGCGCATCGAGGGTACCGGGTTCAGCGAGCTTCAGCTGCAGCAGGAGCTGCTGGGCCGCGAGGCCTGGACGCCGCGCAAGGGCATCGCCCAGGGCGGCCTGATGAAGTACGTCCACGGCCACGAGTACCACGCCTACAACCCCGACGTGGTCACGGCGCTCCAGGAGGCGGTCCAGGAGGGCGACTACGCCAAGTGGAAGAAGTTTGCGCGGCTGGTCAACGAGCGCGATCCGGCCACCCTGCGTGACCTGCTCGCCCTCAAGCCGGCCGCCGAGCCGCTGCCCCTCGAGGAGGTCGAGGCGATCGAGGAGCTGCTGCCGCGCTTCGACAGCGCCGGCATGAGCCTCGGGGCGCTCTCGCCGGAGGCGCACGAGGCGCTGGCCCAGGCCATGAACGAGGCCGGCGGGCGCTCCAACTCCGGCGAGGGGGGCGAGGACCCGGCGCGCTACGGCACCATCAGAAGCTCCAAGATCAAGCAGATCGCCTCCGGGCGCTTCGGCGTGACGCCGGCCTACCTGGTCAACGCCGAGGTGCTGCAGATCAAGGTGGCCCAGGGCGCCAAGCCCGGCGAGGGCGGCCAGCTGCCCGGCGGCAAGGTCAACGAGCTGATCGCCCGGCTGCGCTACTCGGTGCCCGGCGTGACCCTGATCTCGCCGCCCCCGCACCACGACATCTACTCCATCGAGGACCTGGCGCAGCTGATCTTCGACCTCAAGCAGGTCAACCCGGACGCCCAGGTCTCGGTGAAGCTGGTCTCCGAGCCCGGTATCGGCACCATCGCCACCGGCGTGGCCAAGGCCTACGCCGACCTGATCACCGTCTCCGGCTACGACGGCGGCACCGCGGCGAGCCCGCTGACCTCGATCAAGCATGCCGGCAGCCCCTGGGAGCTGGGCCTGCCCGAGGTCCACCAGGCGCTGCGCATCAACGGACTGCGCGACAAGATTCGCCTGCAGACCGACGGCGGCCTGAAGACCGGGCTGGACGTGGTGAAGGCGGCGATCCTCGGCGCCGAGAGCTTCGGCTTCGGCACCGCGCCGATGGTGGCGCTGGGCTGCAAGTACCTGCGCATCTGCCACCTCAACAACTGCGCCACCGGCGTCGCCACCCAGATGCAGTACCTGCGCGACGAGCACTTCCGCGGCACCGTCGACATGGTCAAGCACTACTTCCGCTTCATCGCCGAGGAGGTGCGCGAGCTGATGGCCCTGCTCGGGGTGCGCCGGCTCACCGACCTGATCGGCCGCACCGACCTGCTCGAGGTGCTCGAGGGCGTCACCGCCTCCCAGCGCCGGCTCGACCTCTCGGGCCTGCTGGGCAACGACCACGTGCCCGCGGACGCCCCGCAGTTCTGCCGCGTGAACCGCAACGTGCCCCACGACCCGGGCGCCAAGAACCAGGAGGTGCTCGAGGCCCTCGAGGCGGCCCTCGAGGCGAAGTCCGGCGGCGAGTTCGCCTTCACGATCACCAACTGCGATCGCTCTGTCGGCGCGCTGATCTCCGGCGCCATCGCCAAGCGCTACGGCGAGGCGGGGCTCGAGGAGGCGCCGGTCACCGCCCGCTTCACCGGCGTGGCCGGCCAGAGCTTCGGGGTGTTCAACGCCCGTGGCCTGCACCTCTACCTGGAGGGTGACGCCAACGACTACGTGGGCAAGGGCATGAACGGCGGCCGGCTGGTGATCGTGCCGCCGGCCGGCAGCGCCTTCGAGAGCCACAAGACGGCGATCATCGGCAACACCTGCCTGTACGGCGCCACCGGCGGCAAGCTGTTCGCCGCCGGCACCGCCGGCGAGCGCTTCGCCGTGCGCAACTCCGGTGCCCACGCGGTGATCGAGGGGGCCGGCGACCACTGCGGCGAGTACATGACCGGCGGCATGGTCTGCGTGCTCGGCGAGGTGGGCGTCAACTTCGGTGCGGGCATGACCGGCGGCTTCGCCTACGTGCTCGACGAGGACCGCACCTTCGTCGACAAGTACAACCACGAGCTGGTGGAGATCCACCGGGTGAACACCGAGGCCATGGAGGCCTACCGGCGGCACCTGCGGGAGGTCATCGAGGAGTTCGTCGCCGAGACCGGCTCCGAGCGCGGTCGCGCGATCCTCGAGGACTTCAGCGACTTCATCCGCCACTTCTGGCTGGTGAAGCCCAAGGCGGCGAGCCTCAATGGCCTGCTGGCCGAATCCCGTCGGCGTCCCGAGTAA